A genomic region of Microbacterium schleiferi contains the following coding sequences:
- the tilS gene encoding tRNA lysidine(34) synthetase TilS, with the protein MEVRPGLDPAVAEVRRAVRAALAGLPEGATIVAALSGGADSLALTSATAFEAPKRGITVLAVTVDHRLQEGSAEVAAAAAAAAEALGLAARVVPVAVQAGAGPEAAARDARYEALDAVAREVGATAILVGHTLDDQAETVLLGLARGSGAASLQGMAPITERGDGCRILRPLLDVRRETTRAACVAEGLQPWDDPHNTDARYARVRVRERVLPTLEQELGPGVAEALARTAAQLREDAEAFAEMIDEIIEDVVEHAEAGISLSVGALAASPAALRHRLIRHVVAAEFGQSLTRSQTLDVARLVTDWRGQGPIDLPGCRAARVGGRIEFTAR; encoded by the coding sequence GTGGAGGTTCGACCAGGCCTGGATCCCGCCGTCGCGGAGGTGCGGCGGGCGGTGCGCGCCGCGCTCGCGGGCCTTCCCGAGGGCGCGACGATCGTCGCGGCGCTCTCGGGCGGAGCTGACTCGTTGGCCCTCACATCGGCAACGGCCTTCGAGGCGCCCAAGCGCGGGATCACTGTGCTCGCGGTCACCGTCGACCACCGGCTCCAGGAGGGATCGGCTGAGGTCGCTGCCGCCGCCGCTGCCGCCGCGGAGGCACTCGGACTGGCCGCGCGGGTTGTGCCGGTCGCGGTACAGGCTGGCGCCGGGCCGGAGGCCGCGGCGCGCGACGCACGGTACGAGGCCCTCGACGCGGTCGCCCGGGAGGTTGGCGCCACCGCCATTCTCGTCGGCCACACCCTTGACGATCAGGCAGAGACGGTGCTGTTGGGACTCGCCCGCGGGTCGGGTGCCGCAAGCCTGCAGGGCATGGCTCCGATCACCGAGCGGGGCGACGGATGCCGCATCCTGCGCCCCCTGCTCGACGTGAGGCGGGAAACGACCCGTGCCGCCTGCGTGGCAGAAGGCCTCCAGCCGTGGGATGACCCCCACAACACCGACGCGCGGTACGCCCGGGTGCGGGTGCGCGAGCGGGTGCTGCCGACCCTTGAGCAAGAACTCGGCCCCGGCGTTGCTGAGGCGCTTGCGCGCACGGCAGCGCAGTTGCGCGAGGACGCGGAAGCCTTCGCCGAGATGATCGACGAGATCATCGAGGACGTCGTCGAACATGCCGAAGCGGGAATCTCCTTGTCGGTCGGCGCGCTCGCCGCCAGCCCTGCGGCCCTGAGGCATCGCCTCATCCGTCACGTTGTGGCCGCGGAGTTCGGGCAGAGTCTCACGCGCTCGCAGACCCTCGATGTCGCGCGGCTCGTGACCGACTGGCGGGGGCAGGGTCCGATCGATCTCCCCGGATGCCGCGCCGCCCGCGTGGGCGGTCGGATCGAGTTCACCGCGCGCTAG
- the hpt gene encoding hypoxanthine phosphoribosyltransferase: MRAEEVQSDITRVLVTEEQIQAKLDEIAAQVTADYDGKELLLVGVLKGAVMVMADFARALPTHMTMDWMAVSSYGTGTRSSGVVQIRKDLDTDLHGKHVLIVEDIIDSGLTLSWLLTNFASRGAASVEVFALFRKPDAAKVEVDCRYIGFDIPNEFVVGYGLDYAEKYRNLRDVAILAPHVYS; the protein is encoded by the coding sequence ATGCGTGCCGAGGAGGTCCAGTCCGACATCACCCGAGTGCTTGTCACGGAGGAGCAGATCCAGGCGAAGCTCGACGAGATCGCCGCGCAGGTCACGGCGGACTACGACGGCAAAGAACTGCTGCTCGTCGGTGTGCTCAAGGGCGCCGTCATGGTCATGGCCGACTTCGCTCGCGCCCTGCCGACCCACATGACGATGGACTGGATGGCGGTCTCGTCCTATGGCACCGGTACGCGCTCGAGCGGTGTCGTCCAGATCCGGAAAGACCTCGACACCGACCTGCACGGCAAGCACGTGCTCATCGTCGAGGACATCATCGATTCGGGCCTGACGCTCAGCTGGCTGCTTACGAACTTCGCGTCGCGGGGAGCGGCATCCGTCGAGGTGTTCGCGCTGTTTCGCAAGCCGGATGCTGCCAAGGTCGAGGTGGACTGCCGGTACATCGGTTTCGACATCCCGAACGAGTTCGTCGTCGGCTACGGACTCGACTATGCCGAGAAGTACCGAAACCTGCGGGACGTCGCGATCCTCGCCCCCCACGTCTACAGCTGA
- a CDS encoding M23 family metallopeptidase, protein MELESSDEECGCAPTPRELRALSRRSALGIGIAGGLALFGGVSAFSLAPAFAESYPSWDDVQNAKANEASKSREVTRIEGLIQSLTAEVARTQAEAQRLSDEFYVAQQAFFDAAKRADDLQTQADEQAAAADEAAQKAGRIAAQLYRDGGDDTAMQLFFSGSAVGADELLARLGTMDKLLERNQTVYDDAVRARDAAQSYSDQAVQARNERDRLQQEAEQKMVAAQEAAAAAQVALDNQTTHLGDLQAQLSALKDETAKTVAGYQAGVEAERKAREERERKAREEAERIAREQAANGGGNGGAVNGGGWARPSSGYVSSGYGRRSSVCNANYCSSSFHYGYDFAPGCGAAIYAAGAGRVVYAGRNGGYGNYIKIDHGGGIATGYAHIVDGGFWVGYGQWVGAGQAIAATGNTGNSFGCHLHFETYVNGAAVNPSGFMAARGVYF, encoded by the coding sequence GTGGAGCTCGAATCGAGCGATGAGGAGTGCGGCTGCGCGCCCACGCCCCGTGAGCTTCGTGCCCTGTCGCGCCGCTCTGCCCTGGGCATCGGGATCGCGGGTGGACTGGCCCTCTTCGGTGGGGTTTCGGCGTTCAGCCTCGCGCCCGCCTTTGCTGAGTCGTATCCCAGCTGGGACGACGTGCAGAACGCGAAGGCGAATGAGGCTTCGAAGTCTCGCGAGGTCACGCGCATTGAAGGCCTGATTCAGAGCCTGACCGCCGAGGTCGCGCGCACGCAGGCAGAAGCCCAGCGCCTCTCGGACGAGTTCTACGTCGCGCAGCAGGCGTTCTTCGACGCCGCTAAGCGCGCCGACGACTTGCAGACGCAGGCTGACGAGCAGGCCGCGGCCGCTGACGAGGCCGCGCAGAAGGCTGGGCGCATCGCGGCGCAGCTGTACCGCGACGGCGGTGACGACACCGCCATGCAGTTGTTCTTCTCGGGATCCGCGGTCGGGGCTGACGAACTGCTCGCGCGCCTGGGAACGATGGACAAGCTTCTGGAGCGAAACCAGACCGTTTACGACGATGCGGTCAGGGCGCGGGATGCCGCGCAGAGCTACAGCGACCAGGCAGTACAGGCCCGCAACGAGCGGGACCGGCTGCAGCAAGAGGCCGAGCAGAAGATGGTCGCGGCACAGGAGGCCGCTGCCGCCGCGCAGGTTGCCCTCGATAACCAGACGACCCACCTCGGCGACCTCCAGGCACAGCTGTCGGCGCTCAAGGACGAGACCGCCAAGACCGTCGCCGGCTACCAGGCTGGCGTCGAGGCAGAACGCAAGGCTCGCGAGGAGCGGGAGCGCAAGGCACGCGAAGAGGCTGAACGCATCGCGCGCGAGCAGGCAGCCAACGGCGGCGGCAACGGGGGCGCTGTCAACGGCGGAGGATGGGCGCGCCCGTCATCCGGGTACGTGTCCTCGGGTTACGGTCGCCGGTCGAGCGTCTGCAACGCGAACTACTGCTCCTCGAGCTTCCACTACGGCTACGACTTCGCTCCCGGATGCGGCGCCGCGATCTACGCCGCCGGCGCAGGTCGCGTCGTCTACGCCGGCCGAAACGGCGGCTACGGCAACTACATCAAGATCGACCACGGCGGCGGCATCGCCACCGGCTACGCGCACATCGTCGACGGCGGCTTCTGGGTGGGCTACGGCCAATGGGTCGGCGCGGGCCAGGCCATCGCGGCCACCGGAAACACGGGCAACTCGTTCGGATGCCACCTGCACTTCGAAACGTATGTCAACGGTGCAGCGGTCAACCCGTCGGGGTTCATGGCAGCCCGCGGCGTGTACTTCTAG
- the ppa gene encoding inorganic diphosphatase → MGAYDAVIEIPRGSRVKYEVDHGTGRVFLDRILYTVFGYPANYGFFENTLGEDGDPLDVLVLLDRDLYPGILAKVRPVGVLKMSDEAGGDDKVVAVLAKDPRWDHIQDVADIPDYTKKEIAHFFEHYKDLEPGKWVKVDDWADAAEAERLITEAAERFDHHEGETRTQGEGEGPNTL, encoded by the coding sequence ATGGGCGCGTACGACGCCGTCATCGAGATCCCCCGTGGCAGCCGCGTGAAGTACGAGGTCGACCACGGCACCGGCCGCGTCTTCCTCGACCGCATCCTTTACACCGTGTTCGGCTACCCCGCGAACTACGGCTTCTTCGAGAACACCCTCGGCGAAGACGGCGACCCGCTGGATGTGCTCGTCCTGCTCGACCGTGACCTCTACCCCGGCATCCTCGCCAAGGTGCGCCCCGTCGGCGTCCTCAAAATGAGCGACGAGGCCGGTGGCGACGACAAGGTCGTGGCGGTCCTCGCGAAGGATCCGCGGTGGGATCACATCCAGGATGTCGCGGACATCCCCGACTACACGAAGAAGGAGATCGCGCACTTCTTCGAGCACTACAAGGACCTCGAGCCCGGCAAGTGGGTCAAGGTCGACGACTGGGCCGATGCTGCCGAGGCAGAGCGCTTGATCACCGAAGCCGCCGAGCGTTTCGACCACCACGAGGGCGAGACCCGCACGCAGGGCGAAGGCGAAGGACCCAACACGCTCTGA